From Populus alba chromosome 16, ASM523922v2, whole genome shotgun sequence:
tatgTTTCAAGTGGATTTCCTAATCTTTTTCTATCGCTTCAGGTTCAGACCATTTAAGGGATGTCTTTGGCCATATGGGTCTCAGTGACAAAGATATTGTTGCCCTATCCGGTGGTCACACTCTGGTCTGTTCAAAGAACATGGAATTTCTCTGCTGGTTTCTTTTTGATTGTTGCTCATTTTGTACGATTTAAGTGAATAAttgtcttattctttttattgatgttaatcattggtttttgaatatatatatttacaggGAAGGTGCCACAAGGAGCGTTCTGGATTTGAGGGACCCTGGACCCCCAACCCTCTTGTTTTCGACAACTCCTATTTCAAGTAAGATACATTCAGCTCCAGAgatgttttttattgatataattttgtCAAGAATTCAAGTTATAGTGCATGATTTTTCTATGCTGTAATCGTCTCACCAACTGGTGTTTTACATATGCTTTTATCCCCACAATCTTATACTGAATCAtttgttaaaaaagaagaagatgctaTCAAATAACCAATGCGAATTTTGATTCTGTTAAACAGGGAACTCCTCAGTGGAGAGAAAGAAGGTCTTATCCAGCTCCCGTCAGATAAAACCCTTCTGGAGGATCCAGTCTTCCGCCCCCTTGTTGAAAAATATGCTGCAGTGAGTAGACACTCATTTCTTTTCGATATTAGCCTATAGATTTTCTAAAGTTGACCTTGGATGGAAATTCCCCCCATCAACTTGACTATAACACTAAAGTGGAATTATCTAACTTTGACGTCATGGTGGCTTATCTTTAGGATGAGGATGCCTTCTTTGCAGATTATGCTGAAGCTCATATGAAGCTCTCAGAGCTTGGGTAAGTAAAAAGCAACTTTCAACTTCTGTACTACTCTCTTTAACCATTTGCCTTGTCCATATGGTTTTGGTGTCTCTGATCTTCCTCTAAAATCGGTCACTGCTGCAATTGCATTTCAGGTTTGCCGAGGCATATTGAGGACTGGAAGTAGGCCCATGCAGCTGCTGTTGTGTGTCTTATTGCCGGAGgctggtctattttcatagttattttttagaCTAGATAAGATATATGAATTGTGTGAAGATGGGAATGTTGTTGGTCCATATTTGTGTGTTTCTGGGTTCTGTGGGATTGTAAGCAAGCTGCCTTATATGTAGTACTGGAAGATGGAATTGTAAAGCTTTGTGTTGGTCCTCTGAGTTTTAAACTAGCCAGCTTTATGGTTTGGCCAATAAAGTATGGTAGTTGCCATTCATGGATCATAATTTTGCATTTACTTTGCTACATGGATTTCAGATAAAACAAGTGGGTGTTACAAGCAACCTGTCAAAAACTTAAATTCTTGATTTGGTCCCCAGCACAGACCCGTTCAGGTAATTGTTTGGTTCGATTCTTTCGAGCCTTTTTTTCACAGCATGGCCTAGGTGCTCAAGCAATATCGCTTGCTGTAGCATTTCACTGAGGGCAGGAAAAGGAAAGGTTTGTAAGGCAGGGCTTGTTGCTCTGATAGACAAAATGATCTCTTGATGCAGATGAACTAACTATTAAAGCTAAACAAAATTCTACTTCTGTTTGAGTAATTGAGcacaattatcttttttaaaataagtttattagctatgaaatacatgaattgaggtgataattttgttatgatagaaaaaatttatgaatttaggtttcaacaaattaatttaatgaatttagGTTTTTGTTGATTATGTTATCATTAAAATTTTGTGTATAAACTATCTTAATTAACccaacaaaatcaacaaattattttgttgtgcTATTTGACATAATGTCtggtgattttaaaatattttacttttatggTGTAATCATTGTCAGTATCAGTAACAATatcatttataataaaagaagccatgagtttttaattgttatattagatatgttttttaatgagctatttaaaatattatatgatcTATTTTACTAGAATATACTTGAAATAGAAGTTGAAATTACTTGAATGGTGTTGTGAATTGGAGCTAGTGAAGTTTGTTATGTCAACATAACAAtctatagtaataaaaatatgcattcAATGTTTAGATTTGTGAGCATTAATGAGATTAATTTGCTATAGCTCAATTTTAATAGTAGATCTAAACAATAAAACTCTTTTAGCATGAGGTTTATCTAGATTCCaagtaacttttaaaaaatcacacatGCATCATGAGCAATTGATCATTTAGGTTAGGTTGCAATGTAAAGAGATAAATATCGGTAGAAGAAATTGTTAATATAAAGTCTTAGTTGAGTATGATATTTGTTTCATATTACTatgaaaaatctaaatcaagTAACAATGAAAATGATTATCATATTGATAGAGTTGAGGTTATTGTGTTAATTAAGCCtataaattaatacatgatATTTAATACTTCTAAATTTAAAGTTGTTAATAACATGATTAACAtagatgaaataattaaattaataatcgTTGGCATTTAGGATTATCTTGCTAACGAATctttcttgaaattttcaacAATCACGGATGCTCCTAGCAAATCAATGATTTTAGGCCGCAGGATTGGATTGAGGAGAGGAACATGAAGGTTGCTTTGTGTGTGGATGGGGTGAAGAAACATACAGGTGAAGGCTTGAAGCTCAAGTTCAATTTGGATAGAACAAACATACAACAAAATTAGGATTGGATTCAAGTTagcatttaatttgaatttgattccAAACAAGGTgttagtatttaattttttgagtttgtGTTTTGTATTGATATCCTGTTGTCCTCATGTGTAATTTCACATGAAGAAAAgaattacataataaaaaaattataggaaagAATATAAGTCAAGCAGTCCAATGGAATATACAAGTCAAGTCAATGCCACTGCTACCTTAGATGCTCAGTCACAATTCCGTGATAAATTAGGTTTCTCAACATCTTCcatcaacataaattttaaattaaaaaaaaataaatattaacggTAATTTCTAGTCCCATGTGTCCACCttcaataattaagaaaaaacaagtaaatggCCTTAAACTAAGCTCATTAGAGaggttgtttgtttgttttttttttttttttaaatatatttaaaaaaaaaacttaaagaatttatctttaaaggtttgaaattattttaacatgttgatattaaaaatatatttttttaatatattttcaaacaaaaaacactttaaaaaaataaccgttATTATATAACACCAGATAGGATTAAAACACTGTTTAGGAACGCGGTATAAAACGATGTtctacaaaaattcaattttttttgctaaaaattaattaattttttatatcttttagatcgttttgatgcgctCTTTctcaaaagtaatttttaaaaaattaaaaaaaattattttaatatattttaatataaaaagcattttaaaaaatcaccacAACCACACTTTCTAAACATGAATTAACACCAAACAAGATTAAAGAAGATTTCATCTACCAGGGaaccaataatttattaaaaaactaaaatccagTTTTTATACACACTTTTAAGGGATTTTCTGCATCTGATGAGGTTGGAGAAGTCATTTAGTGAACGATTTCCTGAAATTAAATACAAACCGTCCCTACAAAAACAGTTCATTATAAATCGCCACCCGGAATCATTTCAACCTATCTTTAATCACGAACTTAATTATTGGTATATTCTATAGAGACTATAAATACAAATACCTGTACATGCTCCGGCGAGCAGCTATGTTGTAACGTTTGACTCCACGATCCCAGGCCGGCCCAAGTGATAAATCAAAAGGGCATCGGAAaacggggagagagagagagagagagagagattccatGATTCTTTTTGTAAAGATATGACAAAGCTATGCTTTGATGAAAGGGCCGGTAGGCCTTGAACACCTCCATAAAGACACCTTGTTGAAGGTTTGCTAAAGTAAGTACATAATCAACGCGGTGGAGGTACACGGGGTTTCCTTTTCAGACCACCATGAATGATACAAATCTTAAAAACTTGGAACAAATTgcttttttggataaattataGAGATTTCAAAGGTTATAATGAGATAGTGACATTGAATTCAGAGATGAAGTCCCCATCCAAATCAAAAGGAAAGCAAAGGAGAGGGAAGATACTCAAGAtcatagcttattttatttaattttcatgaggagtttgtctttaatttagtggatatatagatattaaattatttaacagTTGTGGCTTTTATCTTTTGGATTCCAAGGTTGTTTTAAGGTAACATCtgaggttaattttttatcatataaataactatatatatatatatatatatatatatatatatatatatatatattggtacgaaggattaagaaaacaaatcgAACTCATGGAGAAAGCAACGTCTGCTAAGTCCCCTTTAAGGATAGATAGCAAGTCAAATCAAGGATGTGAAGGAGTATTTAATTTTGGtacaaagaataaagaaaacaaaggtaacatatgtttttcttaagttttttatttcttaaaaaatatataaaaattgatatatatatatatatatatatatatatatatatatttttacaaataaacgCAACCATAGATTTTCCCTATCTAGTGTAAGAATTTCTTATCCAGCGAGATTTTTTCTTTAGCTAGGGATTCCTTGACAAGAAAGCAATAAAGTTGGTATAAGCTTTATAAGTAGAGATTAGTATTACGAGAAAGTTTAAGCTTTTAACCCCAATAGTCAAAGAAGACTCGTGATTGaagcctttattttttattttttatttttaattaatatggatGTACGAGTCAACTTGTAcgtatttcaattaatttaatgggtcttgaaattaacaatcatgtaagttTTCAATAATTATCATATTAGCTATCATAAGACTCCAACTTGAGATTACAAGGGAAATAAACTTTTtgatctcaaacttttattattgagccacctattaaataattaaataattgaagtCTTTCTCTTTTAACCTGTTTAGTAGTAGAagaatctttctttttatagacTATTGAGATATATGTATTTAGAGATTTATGGCTGTAGGCAATGTTGGTTTTACCCTATACAtgtctttattttatgttattgttttgtCTGAGTGTGGTAGCAAAGTTTTGGTTTATCACAATAAGAAAgagttgtaaatattttattttaaaatgtttttttattaagaaatatattaaaataatatttattttattttttaaaatttattttttgatatcaacatatcaaaacaattcaaaaataataaaaaacattaatcagaaacaaaaacaaaaatcaaaattttccaGAAACATTGATTGAATGCACTTCTAAACACATCCTACTTCAGGGGTGTTTGAGTGTGTATTTGTTTTAGAAATAGAAGTTGAGTTTTGGGTATGAATCCAtcagaaaacctaaaaaaaataagaaaaattagtttttgtggTTAAGTTTTATGCATGATTGAGTTGTACCCAACTACAACCTCAACCATAAAAGCTAAAACAAGAATGTggttgcggttattttttacagtgttttttacttgaaaatgcattaaaataataattttttattttttaaaaaatatttttgatatcaacacattaaaaataatctaaaaaactaaaaaaatattaatttaaagaaaaaaataaaaataaattaaattattttttaaatatttttaaaatataaaattaaataatatatttttttaaaatacgaaGTTAATTGAGATTTGTGCACGATAGTTTGTAGCGTCACAAACCCAACAATGAATATTGTTGAAGCCTCGAAGACGACAAATGAGAGATTATTATGTTGTGGAAAACTTTTGTTTGAGGTGGGGAAAcatgaagaaaagaagatttgtgatttgtgatttgaaaattgaaGACTTTGAAGATTCAACAaatccaaatttattttaatgcgcgatgtaaaaattaaattttaaaaataaaaaattaatatatttttaaataaaaaaacttttaaaaataactaaatcatTGTCTCAAATGACGTGGAGGTAGCTATGAGGTGTTTGTccaaaaaacacatttatttctCTAAATGGCGTGAGATCAGGGGAGGAAGAAGATGTAACAGTGATGTGACTTGAGGTGGCAAAGGAATAATGATGGCCCCTCTTGTCTTTTTATGACTTGtttagaaatgttttttcataaaattattttttatattaaaataatattttatatattttttatttttttaaattaacacatcaaaataatccaaaatatataaataaaattatttttttttaaaataaattttaatttttttaaaaatatagattgtcagtgtttaataaaattatttaaaataaaaaaaattatttttttttcaagaaacaaagctgtaaaaaaaaaaaaaaaaacctcccaCTTGACCCTTTCAACCCAACCCTCGAAGCCTTTCTTGTCAGAACAAGAGTCTAAATTAACCACATAAAGCCACTTTTAGGGTCCCCACATGGCCATCTCTCCACTTCACTTGCCACCATTCCCAAAGTGAAAGTGAAAAAAGCAGAGAGATGCCAACATGTTCTATGATTCTATGACCAAAGCACCATAGGACTCTTaccctcttcctctctctcgctctctctctctctccaaatcATTCACTTTCACATTCACACACATTCACATTCACACTCATTCTCAAAACATACCGCTACAAGACAccaccatttctttttctttgtatggcactataaaataattcaaagagaacctctgccttttgttttttgaatccCTGTAAAGAGCAGAGTGGCTCTTCTCTCCTTTATTGTTTTGTTCTGTTGTTTCTTTATCTGGCTTtgccatctttttttatttttatgggctTCTGATCTAACTCAGTTGGTCGAGAGAACATGAGGTCTTGGCTTctgcttcttttctctcttcttcttttctttcacgCCTCCTCTGCTCAACCGGGTacctctctccccctctctcagcgtaatttttttttttgatgtgctATGTAACATACATGTGTAGTGTTGTTGTATAAGCATCACTGTACCTACATACTTGACTCAacgttttcatttgtttttgttgttgattgCTATGCTCTTCTTGATTCTCTTGAAGATGAGATTCAAAGACGCAAATTTTATAGAGCTATAAggttaagaagaagaaataaaatggaaaagaaaagagctttctttttctttgtctagtgtttttttttttctacatacCGTATACAGGAATGGAATTTGATAGATTTTTTGGTTAGCGACTGGCAAACAAAGAAATTTATGTGGGGTTTTAGTTTTGAtgcattaaattttttgacaAAGCAGCAGCAATTCATAAACTATTTatagttttgattaaaaatatatatatatttatggctGGGAGACTTAAATCTTCTTGTTTCTATGTCGTGTCTAGAAGACTAGAATCTTTTCTAATTGGTAAAGTGTTTTCTAATTGCCTGTATTTGGAGTTGTTAGATGAAAATCACACCCAACCACCAAggcaataaaattaaagtagCAAAATCTGGGGAGTTTTAGTCCAAGTTAGAGACATTAGTTGCTTAATTACACGAGTGAGCCGCCCATTTGGTATATACAAGGCTGAGTTCTTTGAGTATGGGCAACTTTTATTGGTTGCATCTTCACAGAGATGCTACAACTAGCAACGTAGCTGGCACATGAAAATGTAATCAATACTTGAAAAATGCTTAATTCAATTCTTCCAGTTGTTTGCTTGAATAAGATGTTATGACATGCATGCACACATGTTAGCCTGGGAGGTGAAATAGCAAAATATTGACCAGAATCCCCTCTCCCCGCACTGCATTTGCTTGCTTGTGCGTGTTTCTGGCATGAAAATCCTGTTTCTGTATTCGGACAAcaatgtgattttctttttataacctAATAATGTGAATATGCTTGAACTAAAACAGGTTTTCTGAGTTTGGACTGTGGTGGCCCAGCAAACTTCACTGATGCACTTGGACTATCATGGACTTcagatgttaattttatttacggAGAAGTAGCAAGCATATCAGTTGCAAATGAGACACGGAAGCAATACACTACAGTGAGACATTTCCCTGCAGATTCCAGGAAGTACTGTTATAGATTGGATGTTACAAGTAGGACAAGATACCTTTTACGGGCAACATTCTTGTATGGTGACTTTGACAACAATAATGTCTATCCAAAATTTGACATATCTGTTGGGCCAACTCATTGGTCTACCATTGTCATTTCTGATGCTAATACCATAGAATCTATAGAGCTAATATTTCTAGCTTCAAGTTCTTCTATCAGTGTATGCCTATCCAATGCTACAACTGGGCAGCCGTTCATATCTACCCTTGAGCTCCGACAATTCAATGGTTCAGTTTATTTTACAGCATATGAAAACCAGTTTTATCTCAGCGTGTCTGCCAGAATCAATTTTGGTGCCGATAGTGTGGATCCGGTTAGGTATGCTCTAAATATCTGGTTCAAGATGCAACATGCTGTAATTTTTACTGATGTACATTTATCTGAATGCCTTTTCAAGCAACATCTGCTTATAATTCAAGAGAGatagagaataaaaaaacacattaaattgtACAAACTTAAATGATACACAGAAATACCTCTATTCCTCATAGTTGAAATACTTTATCTCTCAAATTTGTTGCTGCTTTAAGagtaatatatcaatttttccTTTAGACATACACGCGTGCGCGcatcaaataatttaacttcttttttccCAGGTATCCTGATGACCCTTATGATAGAATATGGGAGTCAGACTCTGTGAAGAAAGCGAATTATCTAGTTGATGTTGCTGCTGGTACCAAGAAAGTTTCAACTGACATGCCAATCAACGTCAACATTGATGAAAGGCCTCCTGAGAAAGTGATGCAAACAGCTGTAGTTGGCACAAATGGGTCACTCACGTATCGGTTGAATTTGGATGGTTTTCCCGGTTTTGGGTGGGCTTGCACATACTTCGCTGAAATTGAAGATCTGGATCCCACTGAGTCCAGAAAATTCAGGCTGGTACTCCCAGGGTACCCTGAGATGAGCAAAGCTATTGtcaatattgaagaaaatgCTCAAGGAAAATACCGTCTCTATGAACCTGGATATACCAACCTATCCCTACCCTTTGTATTATCTTTTAGATTTGGAAAGACTTATGATTCTTCCAGGGGACCACTTCTGAATGCTATGGAGATAAGCAAGTATcttgagaaaaatgatggttcTCTAGATGGTTAGTAGAACAATATTCGTTGCATGCACTCCTATAATTTTGACTGTGAACTTTAGCTGAAGACCTGAAATCTTGGTGTTTTAAACTGTGTTTGAAGCATAAGTTCTGTTAATTTGACTTTGGCATTTTCCATGAAGCAGATTATCTAGCACATCACATGTtaatttgaaaacttgaaaCCTAAAGTGCATCTGATACTAAATTTGCATGAGGTGCAGGAGATTTTATTTCTGGTGTGATTTTACTCTACTCAACAGCAGATTGGGCACAAGAAGGTGGTGACCCATGCGTGCCAGTTCCATGGTCATGGGTGCAGTGCAACTCCGAAGCAAGGCCAAGGATTGTTAAGCTGTAATGATTTAtctcttttatgattttattttatgcattttcagaTCCATTCCTTCATTTATCCAAGTTAAGCCCCTCACAATGTATGAAGAGAATCTTGCATTCATATGGTTGAAATAACTTCTGTGTACCTGGTTTGGCAGCTCCTTGTCTAGCAAGAATTTGTCTGGGAGTGTTCCTTCAGACTTGACAAAGTTGACAGGTTTAGTTGAATTGTAAGTTTCAAGCTGCTTATCTTTTGGCTGGATGATGGATTAAATTTCAAGGTATACTGCTGTAATAGCCCCCACATGATCATATCCACTTGTCTTGTGTGCAGATGGCTCAATGGAAATTCATTAACCGGTCCAATTCCTGATTTTAGTGTATGCACAGACTTGAAGATCATGTAATGCTGGATGGATTTTCTTGATCATTGTGtttaatctttgtttttattaaaatgttaaCCTAACAAGATGATCCATATCTGACAGTCATCTTGAGAACAATCAGTTGACGGGTGAGCTGCCATCCTCCTTGCTGAACCTACCAAATTTGAGGGAACTGTAAGTTATTAGAACTTGGATACCATTTTAAACCaaagtttaagctgttaggtgaggttctatgttatgatttatataattttttaacacatcCCCTTAAGTGAAAGCCTTtcggacttgaaacttgcacaaactcACGTtgttttgtgcttaatttttttttattaattagaatgagGTTCCGAGATTCAAACT
This genomic window contains:
- the LOC118045885 gene encoding probable LRR receptor-like serine/threonine-protein kinase At1g67720 — encoded protein: MRSWLLLLFSLLLFFHASSAQPGFLSLDCGGPANFTDALGLSWTSDVNFIYGEVASISVANETRKQYTTVRHFPADSRKYCYRLDVTSRTRYLLRATFLYGDFDNNNVYPKFDISVGPTHWSTIVISDANTIESIELIFLASSSSISVCLSNATTGQPFISTLELRQFNGSVYFTAYENQFYLSVSARINFGADSVDPVRYPDDPYDRIWESDSVKKANYLVDVAAGTKKVSTDMPINVNIDERPPEKVMQTAVVGTNGSLTYRLNLDGFPGFGWACTYFAEIEDLDPTESRKFRLVLPGYPEMSKAIVNIEENAQGKYRLYEPGYTNLSLPFVLSFRFGKTYDSSRGPLLNAMEISKYLEKNDGSLDGDFISGVILLYSTADWAQEGGDPCVPVPWSWVQCNSEARPRIVKLSLSSKNLSGSVPSDLTKLTGLVELWLNGNSLTGPIPDFSVCTDLKIIHLENNQLTGELPSSLLNLPNLRELYVQNNMLSGTIPSGLGRKVVLNYSGNINLHEGARRGRHMGIIIGSSVGAAVLLITTLVSCLFMQKGKKRHPDQEQLRDSLPVQRVVSTLSNAPGEAAHYFTSFEIEDATKKFEKKIGSGGFGVVYYGKMKDGREIAVKVLASNSYQGKREFSNEVSLLSRIHHRNLVQFLGFCQEVGKSMLVYEFMHNGTLKEHLYGPLKQGRSISWIKRLEIAEDAAKGIEYLHTGCVPAIIHRDLKTSNILLDKNMRAKVADFGLSKLAVDGASHVSSIVRGTVGYLDPEYYISQQLTNKSDVYSFGVILLELMTGQEAISNESFGVNCRNIVQWAKLHIESGDIQGIIDPSLCDEFDIQSMWKIAEKALTCVQPHGHMRPSISEVLKEIQDAILIEREVTAARGVSDEMSRNSVQSSFNLGSLDLGGTENCLALDESIARPTAR